The Anomalospiza imberbis isolate Cuckoo-Finch-1a 21T00152 chromosome 13, ASM3175350v1, whole genome shotgun sequence genome includes the window TTAATCAGGGATCCCACTGGCACAGCTGATGAACAGGTCATGGTGGTTAAGGATTCTCCTTGGGAAGTGACTTTGGGTGCAGTGAGCTCTGTGTGCCTGATAAAGCAGATCTGGGTAGAGCAGCAGCCTGACCATGCCAGGTGTTCCCAGCACACCCACAATGGGCTACAGCAGAAATGTTTATCTGTGAGGAGCAGTAGGAAGAAGGAGCTAACAATAATGATATCAGTTAAGCTTTTTGTCCCAGATGATTCCGAAGGAGTAAGCTCCTTTTTAATGATTCTTTCCAACAGTTACTGACTCAGATTAAAAAAGCTAATTTTAGCCTGTCATCTTCCTGCTTAATGCAAGCACAGCTGACCCTGGGACAAGGTCTGTAGGTGCAGTCACGTGTTTTTAGGTGGCTGTAAGGAATGTCAGTCCCATCAGCCTcacacccctggaagtgtttcagGAAGAAAGAAGTGAAATACAGCAGCAGGGCCGTTGCTGGTGACAGCTTGTGGatatttagttttgttttgtttccagcTCCAGAATCCACAGCATAAGCCAAGGATCAGTTTCCAGCTGGCAGATCCATGGCCTGTGGTGGCCCTAGGAGAGGAGTGCCAAAAggccaccatcccaggctgcaaAACTGCCTTCCTAATGGCCTTGGACCTCTAAGTGAGCCAAAAAGAGAGgttcttttcatttattttcagtttaggAAGACTAAACCAGAACTCCAACTCCTGCGCTACAGTTTAtcactaataataataataatagtaataataatcatcatcatAAAAAATAATCTGGGTAGAAATGCCTCCAATTTTAAGAAGATCCTGCACGTGGATAAAATGCTGACACTCAAGGGAAGCTCAGGGTGGGCTGAGCTAcaggaaaacacagcactgaCTGTACTTCTGCTCTGTACAACACAGAAGACTTTGCTCAGGGGGAAAGCTGAATACACATGACAGCATTGTGTGCTGAGTCAGTGCAAGTACAACAGCTGCCAGTTTTCATccttgcagagcagccaggatgGCTTTACCCAGCAGAGCACACCACTGACAGCAGCCTGACAGTGTTATTGCAACAGATCACTCCACCCTGAGTGACACAGACTCTCCTCCCTCCATTCAGGTGCAAAGACTGACCTGGAACAACCTCTGCCAAGCTCTGGTAAGGCACAGGCTTGCCCAGACATGCTAATTGCCCTTAACCTAGTTCTACTGAAAACTGGCTTGAGAGCTGTGCAAATACACTCCAGGTTCCTGAAGTGGCCAGGGACAAAACCATGCTGGGAAGAGAGAAAACCATGCTGGTGCTCTACAATTCTTAGTGTGTGACTgtgaaaaggtaaaaaaaaaaaaaatagaagcaaaGTATTTAACAAGGACACATGATTctgcttttttaatttcaaaggcCAGGGCAAAGAAACTATCAGTGACCTagtcaaaaaaaaccccaacatcaAACCCTAAAAAGGCCACCTCACTTCAGTCTTACCTGGAAAATGCTGTTCCAGCTTTTGAGCTTCCAGAGGGACCCTCCCTGATATATTAACCTTTCCTAATAGAGGGCAGGGAGACTGAAGAATTTGGCACAACCATTCtcacaaacaaccaaaaatgaATCTCCAGCATTGAAGAGCTTTTCTGTAACATACCAACTGTTAGCAGAGTATTTAGTGTTCAGCAAACACAGGGGATGGTTTGGGGGTTCCCTAGCAGGGAAACAAAGCTGTCCCCCAAACAGAAATCCTGATTATCTTCACTCCTTGTTTCCTAAAAACTAAGCACAGGCTGCTGGGGCTCATTTGAACACCCTTGTTCACAGATACCCACAATCACCTGTGCAGCCTCCAGTAGGTTCAGTCTGTGTCACATTTTGGGACCGTGGCTcgctctggggctgggcacACGGAGAGGTTGATTGCACCAGGCAATAATTCCATCCTTACCCCAAGGAAGGTTTGCAAAGTGCTGGGAGGAGATAACCCACAAgccttttattttgaatttacCAGAGGCAAGGCAGGGCCGGGCACTGCTGTGCTCTCcctgggatccaggggcagaaaattctgctgctgctgcactttGCAGCACTACCAGAAAAGATCCCTTCTGAGCTACAAACAGCAAACTTTGCCAGCCAGGGATTTTGGTCTTTGTGTCCCTCCCCCTTAAGACAAAGCCAGTTTTcacattaaatattaaaacatttGCACCTGACCTGCACGTGAAGCGCTCGAGTCACTGCTGAGTGACTGGAATGTAGCTGACAGTTTACACCTGGAATTATTCTTTGGCTCTTTTTCAGTCATACCCAGAAAACACACCACACACCCTGGTTCTGTTCCTATACCACCACTGCTTCAAATCCCAATCCACGGGTCGCAGACACCGTGCAGTGCCGGAGAAGAAGGAGGGTCCTGGTTTTCTACTGAGGATACACTTCGGAATAGAGCAGTCCCTCGGCTGAAATGGCATCCCCGAGCCCCACGGTCCGGACGGGATCTTTGCACACCAGCACAGGGGTGAAGTGGAAGGAGATGTCTTCCCTGTGCCAGTGCACCACGGGCTCGTCTGGATTGAGGGAGATTTTGGATGGTGCCTCTGTGTGGGAGGTGACAAATTCCAGAGGAGCTTTGAGGAAGACCTTGCTGGTGTCGATGGTGTCGGTGGCACAGGCCTGGGTGCCGGCAGCCCTGGCCCCGGCCGCCACCGCCGCTGCCTGGTTGCCCCAGTGGCCGTCCACAGTGACCAGGATGTGGTAGGCCAGGGTGTGGAAATGGATCCGCGTAAGGTCTGAGGTCCGCTCCGCCGTCTTGCCGTGCTCCTTCAGGATCCAGAAGAGGATGTCGCTGACCACCCCCACGTCGGGAATGCCACTCCAGGAGGCCAGGGAGGCGTGGGGACCAGAAGCAGACTGGGTGAggaacagcagctcctgctcgtTCAGCCCGATGGAGTTCACCAGGGGAAAGACCTGCTAACAGAAACAGGGAACAGCGGGTTTGCCTTCAGGAGCGGAGTCAGACCTGGGAGTCCTCCTCCCCAGGCTGTGGTTTTTGCAGTACCCTGTTCTGgctcagcagaagcagcactCAGTTTCCCAAGTCACTGCACTTCCACAAGTTGGCAGGAATTACTTAGCCAAGAAAACATTCAATTTGGTGCAATTAATTTCCCAGGCAGACACTTTGACAGTAAAGAGTAACAATACATCAGCTCCACATAAAACATAACACTGAGATCAGAGCTGTGTCAAGATAGACAAGGAACCACCAGGAAAGAAATTCTGCAAAGAAATCGagggatattttaaaattataaactCAGCTCAAATTCATTCCTCAATTCATCTTCCAATGTATAGTCCAAATGTTGAGTTTTGATTTCTCTATTCATGCACTAGTGTGTGCACTGTGATACTGAACCTGATCAAAAGAGCACatcctttcattttccttacCTGATGCATAATGTTGCTCATAAAATCTTGATCAGTCATACTGGCCAGCTCCAGGTGTATGGGAATGTCAGTTGGGATGTCAGAGATGGAGGCCACAGCctacaggaaaaaggaaaaaaccttaCAACACACATATATTAAggaacagaagaagaaaaagggctGTGACTCAAGATACACATCCTTTAATCTCCATGTGTGTGGATATAAACCATTCAATCGGATGTCTGACCTGTGTATGTACTGCTAAGGAGaggaaataaggaaataaagcaACTTCTGGTTTACAGAatcccagggcaggaaaacTATCTAGCCTTAATCTGCTCCCAGCTCAGAATCTTTCTAATGGATTAATTCCAAAGACCTCACAAATCTGAAGCAGCTGCAGAAGAGCTGATCCTAGAACATGAAAAATGCCAATGCCCTGCATCAGGGCAAGCCCTCAGCTCTCAAACAGGTGGCATAAGACAGATGCTCTTTATGGAATGCAGGTGTTGATTATAACCTGGATCATCTCAGTGTCCAGCATAGAAAAAGCCTGGTTTAGCTGCTAGATAAGCCCAATGACCAGGTCAACACCCTCCAGCCAGGCCACCAGCCCTCCTTGTCCCTATACAAGCCATGGAATCTAAGAAAAGACAGTGTTACAGGACTGGACTTCAGCcattcctgcagctcccactcTCCTTTTGGCATTCAATACTGAGATCTGTGGGAGCTCTGAAGGCACGGCCTTCCTACACCTTCAAACCTGGGAAAACAAGGCCTTGCCATGAAACACTTGGAGGGGAAATCGAGGAAATTCAGGGATTCAGTATCTCACCTCCAGGAGTCGTCTCTGTCGCATCTCCTTGCTCTGCCCTTCCATCATGTGAAGTCCTGAAAGCACCACCAGGTCTGGCTGGAATTCATCCAGGCTGGACACAAACACTTCCAGCATGTTCAGGGCGCCGTTGGACAGGTCGTGGGAGAAGATGAAGCGGTTGGCAGCGGGTGCCCTCACTCGGCCCCACTGCTCACCTGGGGTGGAGCAAACAGGACCAAGTGTGTGTGAACTGGTTTGTTCCTGGGCAAGATCACAAATTCATGGGTTCCATCAGCAGCAAGAAAAGCCATGGAACTGTTTTAGCCATTACATGAAGGTCACCCTGAGTTTCATCAGCATGTGGTTAAATCTCTGTTTTCAGGGAGCATTTTAGTGTTTATGGAGCTTCAGAAGGACACCCCTCAGGCTGTGCACTGATCTTAGTGACGTTCAGGGGTACCACTGAACACCTGCTCCGTTGTACCTGCTTGGTATTCCAAGATAAGATGGAATTCATCTCTTTCCTGCATGGATTCAGGCGGCACAACCACATTGTCATCGAGCAGTTCATGGAGTTTGGGACCAACTGGGCCACAAAGGAGGATctagaaaacaaggaaaaacaaaaaaagtttcCCTTGCCATGCCCCTTGCCAAAAATGTAAGCATCACCTACagaactgattttaaaaagttaataattcagtttttaaaaatcagcttgGAAGTCCAACCATATGTTCCACCAGCAGAACCTAAGAAATAACTGCCAGATCCCCAAAACCTACACAGAAGTAACATGATACAAGCAAATTAAAGAACATGAGCAAATGGCATGAGATGTTTGGAACATGGGTGTACCTTCAGGTCTGGATTTGTCGCAAGCTTCTGCCCGAtgagagcagcatttcctccCACGTAAAGCTGTAAAACAAACAGAGCTGGGTGTGGGCATCCCCTTGCTTTGGGACCTTTAAACACATTTAGTCCTCAGCACAGGCTGGAGATTTTGGCTTTTTAGAGCAAGGTTCAGCAGTACCCAAGTTACTAAAGGTTATTGGGGCTGAAGGAAAATAATCTTACAATTCTCTGTGAGATCTCAACAAGTTGagtattctttatttttatctaAATATTCACCTTCAGGTAACGGCCCTGCAAAAATCGATTAATTCCCAACACTGACAGCGCTGTAAAAACCAACTCACTCAGCACATAAACAGCCCTTACTCCTGTGCAGCCTCTCTGTGGCTAAAGCCCTGTGGGTTTTTAGCAAGGCTGACAAGGAATCATTTAAAATCTGCAGCAATTCTTCCTCCACTTTGAGGCCGAGGTGAAACCTGGTGCCTGTGCCCATGTGAAGTGAAGGGAACTGTGGAAGTTTCTTCACTAGTAAAGGTCAAACTTTCCAGTTAAACTCTGATTTGAGCTTGAAAAGAAGTGAATATGGGTTGTCCTGAGGGTCACAGGTGCTcagaggaggccacggagaAGATCCAAcgctgctctggagccaggctgggagagctgggggtgctcacctggagaggagaaggctccagggagagctcagagcccctgccagggcctgaaggggctccaggagagctggagagggactggggacaaggcatggagggacaggacacagggaatggcttccactgccagagggcagggatggatggggagaaattcttccctgtgagggcggtgaggccctggcacagggttgcccagagcagctgtggctgcccctggatccctggaagtgtccaaggcaaggctggacagggcctggagcaccct containing:
- the ADPGK gene encoding ADP-dependent glucokinase isoform X1, with the translated sequence MWQRSVCVGLLALALGYLCVLGPELPPAALRQLSASLLGTLRRARSLEARTVAAWQAAIVRPARGWARVAVGVNACVDVVLSGVKLLEALGLEPGDGKNHAVLNSGQDLREAFAHFMERGAAAERFFSDAEAFQDIARTASEHPAAQLYVGGNAALIGQKLATNPDLKILLCGPVGPKLHELLDDNVVVPPESMQERDEFHLILEYQAGEQWGRVRAPAANRFIFSHDLSNGALNMLEVFVSSLDEFQPDLVVLSGLHMMEGQSKEMRQRRLLEAVASISDIPTDIPIHLELASMTDQDFMSNIMHQQVFPLVNSIGLNEQELLFLTQSASGPHASLASWSGIPDVGVVSDILFWILKEHGKTAERTSDLTRIHFHTLAYHILVTVDGHWGNQAAAVAAGARAAGTQACATDTIDTSKVFLKAPLEFVTSHTEAPSKISLNPDEPVVHWHREDISFHFTPVLVCKDPVRTVGLGDAISAEGLLYSEVYPQ
- the ADPGK gene encoding ADP-dependent glucokinase isoform X2, producing the protein MWQRSVCVGLLALALGYLCVLGPELPPAALRQLSASLLGTLRRARSLEARTVAAWQAAIVRPARGWARVAVGVNACVDVVLSGVKLLEALGLEPGDGKNHAVLNSGQDLREAFAHFMERGAAAERFFSDAEAFQDIARTASEHPAAQLYVGGNAALIGQKLATNPDLKILLCGPVGPKLHELLDDNVVVPPESMQERDEFHLILEYQAGEQWGRVRAPAANRFIFSHDLSNGALNMLEVFVSSLDEFQPDLVVLSGLHMMEGQSKEMRQRRLLEAVASISDIPTDIPIHLELASMTDQDFMSNIMHQVFPLVNSIGLNEQELLFLTQSASGPHASLASWSGIPDVGVVSDILFWILKEHGKTAERTSDLTRIHFHTLAYHILVTVDGHWGNQAAAVAAGARAAGTQACATDTIDTSKVFLKAPLEFVTSHTEAPSKISLNPDEPVVHWHREDISFHFTPVLVCKDPVRTVGLGDAISAEGLLYSEVYPQ